The DNA region tgttagaactttatggcggattgcagacttataagtgcattaccgccacctatctctcaaatggaccattgacacgctatctacaatctcaattaggagtgccaatggtccacttgagagataggtagCGGTAACGCACTTATAtgtctgcgatctgccataaagcaagaagaagaagaagacacctCACACgcccagtgttgccaacttagcgactTTGTCGCTAGATTTAGGGACTTTTCAGACCCCCCTAACGACTCTTTTCCAAAAAAGcgactagcgacaaatctagcgacTGTTACTGCCGCACGAGCGCAAGATCCTGCTTTCCCAGCGCGCACACAACTCTTTCTCTGTGTCTACTCTGTTCAGCGAGAGAgcagcgctttcagttaaaacagatattatgttgcttctctaattttgcATGCAAATATAGCTGAAATCCCAGCTCATNNNNNNNNNNNNNNNNNNNNNNNNNNNNNNNNNNNNNNNNNNNNNNNNNNNNNNNNNNNNNNNNNNNNNNNNNNNNNNNNNNNNNNNNNNNNNNNNNNNNNNNNNNNNNNNNNNNNNNNNNNNNNNNNNNNNNNNNNNNNNNNNNNNNNNNNNNNNNNNNNNNNNNNNNNNNNNNNNNNNNNNNNNNNNNNNNNNNNNNNNNNNNNNNNNNNNNNNNNNNNNNNNNNNNNNNNNNNNNNNNNNNNNNNNNNNNNNNNNNNNNNNNNNNNNNNNNNNNNNNNNNNNNNNNNNNNNNNNNNNNNNNNNNNNNNNNNNNNNNNNNNNNNNNNNNNNNNNNNNNNNNNNNNNNNNNNNNNNNNNNNNNNNNNNNNNNNNNNNNNNNNNNNNNNNNNNNNNNNNNNNNNNNNNNNNNNNNNNNNNNNNNNNNNNNNNNNNNNNNNNNNNNNNNNNNNNNNNNNNNNNNNNNNNNNNNNNNNNNNNNNNNNNNNNNNNNNNNNNNNNNNNNNNNNNNNNNNNNNNNNNNNNNNNNNNNNNNNNNNNNNNNNNNNNNNNNNNNNNNNNNNNNNNNNNNNNNNNNNNNNNNNNNNNNNNNNNNNNNNNNNNNNNNNNNNNNNNNNNNNNNNNNNNNNNNNNNNNNNNNNNNNNNNNNNNNNNNNNNNNNNNNNNNNNNNNNNNNNNNNNNNNNNNNNNNNNNNNNNNNNNNNNNNNNNNNNNNNNNNNNNNNNNNNNNNNNNNNNNNNNNNNNNNNNNNNNNNNNNNNNNNNNNNNNNNNNNNNNNNNNNNNNNNNNNNNNNNNNNNNNNNNNNNNNNNNNNNNNNNNNNNNNNNNNNNNNNNNNNNNNNNNNNNNNNNNNNNNNNNNNNNNNNNNNNNNNNNNNNNNNNNNNNNNNNNNNNNNNNNNNNNNNNNNNNNNNNNNNNNNNNNNNNNNNNNNNNNNNNNNNNNNNNNNNNNNNNNNNNNNNNNNNNNNNNNNNNNNNNNNNNNNNNNNNNNNNNNNNNNNGAATtctctttgtcttgttttatcttatgtgtatttgatttcatcagacgacgGCTCAATTACAAattaggatttttgtgcagattaacatcttggaagggagagctggtccATGTGTAGTCTTAAAGGACCACGTTTcagttaatatttcatatttaacctgttgtctgacaacagaaacggtaaaatatattcattaaaactttttttttttttttttttttttgttttgagaatttggctaaattaaaatgctgtttttgagcAAAGAGAGACATAAAAGTAAAAGGCAATATGACACGATGACGACACAAATATGCTAATTAGCATATGACGTCATCTAGAGACATCTAGCGACTTTTCAAACTGGttttagctactttccattgaaagaagttggcaacactgcacaCGCCTGCTGCTCTGAGAACGTGCATAGGAGGATGCGATCAGGAGATTTCTAACAGTTCGCACATTGCATGAAAAAGATATAAatgctgttcagtttcttgcacagaccaatcgttttgtgtctttacacatcaatgtatcatcacgagccacatggtttaatttggttttgtttgtgtatggttttttttttattattgtatgttttagccgtgattcccatccacttataTTATAcgagtgatagactgcaacggtttgagttaaaaatcttggtttgtgttctactgaagaaacaaagtcgtGGTCTTGGTTCtactgggggtaagcagataaagtCAAATCACTCTATGAGATgccacaagaaaacaacaaaccaCGTCATGCATCACTGCTTCCATGTCCAAACACTCTATGAGATgccacaagaaaacaacaaacgttgctaatatacactcacagtCTAATAGAAAACTACCAAACAAATTATAATCCTAAACTTTAACTCCATACCGAAATCCTAGATagcagacaatgaaaatataaataaataaataaataaatataaaaattatttgtgtctGGGACGCTTTGAGCACaaagactgtagtgtacaccttaagttttttaatgtttaacttaaatgtgtaatatgaataaacagtgctcataaacggttgctgagatagtattctcaagtgaaatgagttGAGGCTTGGACCAGGAAACAGCATTTACTTACGTCACGAGTCACGACTTAACGAGAATATGGGCATGAacacttttaaaacaatatacCATGCAGGTATGGCAACACTTCAGAAGTTGCTAACAACACTTTGTATCATTGATTATAATAAACTGGTCTAACTTGTGtgttaacttttacattttccttttcaTAATAACAAAAGTCGAATCACAGTAATATCTGGGCTTGTGTTTAAATTCAAGTCATaaggtaacaaaacaaaaataaattttatgtttgaaaatgaaatactGGATTGCCTAGAAACAGCAATTTATGTCAAAGTACTTGATTGCCATATCTCTGTCCTGTATAAGAAAACTTTAATTCAGAAACTGTATAGGTCTTTGCAACAATTTTCATAATGAAAGAGTAGGCCTACACAACAAAACggtaaaattgttatttataaaacAGTTGGCCCACAATATATTGCTAGCCACAAAATAAACAccataatttactgtaattttacatgattttattggactgttttcattcatacagccaaataaattacatattttaaatattctgatATTTCAGAGTTTGAATTAGCACTTACATTTGGCTTACCTGAATATCATCTGCGATAGTTTCAGGGTGTTTGAATGAATCTGCTTTGGTTCTTCGGTTAAGTTTCACCTTCACTAAAGTCTTTCACTACTTTCATGAATATTCACTGCAACATAGCATGTATGTAAAATTATAGTGAAATAAACTTCTGGAAtatatgtctttttattttgttcctttttATTGCAGTGGCAAATATCGAGTTAACCTATTGATCTCTCGAACTACAAATTGCCTGACAACCGTCACGATCCTGAAGCGGGAATCTCGGATTTTTAAATTTCAACGGTTATTCTAACCATCTGCCTGAGTAGAATCAGTTAGTTTGTCGAGGGAAGAAATGTGAGtactaattttgtttaattttcatgatataaaagtttaataaaaaaaaaaaaaaactttttaagacGTTTAGAAGCAGGTAAAATTATTATCGAATAAGAATCCGTcggtaaaatcataaaaaagagaaaatactcACAGATAACCACCGTCAGCGTTCTTCGCTCCGGACGGTGTGACCCAGGCCAGGACAGTCCCTTTGCATGTCACAAAACTGATCTTTTCACAGAAATGAAAGTGAGATTCATCCTCAATAAATTTAGTTCCTAGTCTCTTCTCTGTGTAAACAGTAGGAGGCGCTGCAGATCTTCAGCCCGCTGATGAAATCATTGAAGAAAGAAAAGCCTGTGTctgtttacagttttatttgcaataggctattacattttttttttctgaattttgtgTTAAAAgaggaaatacttttttttttcttttttcctgagAGAAAAAATtcagtgagacagagagagaacaaataaGGAAGGATCTATGAGACACCATTCTTGacttcaacttaatttttttaaagtatttatttatttaattaaatttcgtttttaattaaattaattttacattaaatgttaggGCTTCCATGCTAtaaacattacagtagcctatatttaaGCTGAAATGCTTGCTTCAATGCTTATTGTTTAAATGCAGTAACTGATTTGAATTAGTATCATTCCACCTTAATAATCATCTAGTTTGTactatttaaagtttatttgacTGCAGCGCCGTAGTGATTAGTTTGTATCGGATGTACGCCATCTAACGGTTGAATTGTGTTACAAATTTGAGACATATTCGGATATCGATGGTTTATTTAACTCGTCAAATTTGAGAGTAACTATATATGGATGCAACAGCAGAGCATGACTCTGACTCTGCAGATGAGGGATGGACTTTGCGTGTCCCACAGAAAGATGAGAAGTCAGATAAAGGGTGGAGGTGTATGActtcatctttttcattttttttttccttcaggtaAGCCACATTTAAGGAAGTTACCTAGTAATAAATCTGCATGCCACACAAGCATACCTAGTTCTCTCTCACATAAACACGCATATCAGATGTATGCAATCCTCAGTAAGTTTACTATCTGAAAACACTTGATGTGTGATCTGACATGATTCAAGTCCAATGAAGCATGGATTACAGAAAGACGGTGCATGTTCCTCAGGTAAGGACcttttcttgacttttttttcttaataacagGTTTATTGAGCAAgtattcagtgaaaaaaaaaaaatgtgtttacctACAACTTTGTTGAAATAGGACAGATAATCTTTTAAATAAACtctttatttaaatacacaaaatgggtatcaaatgtaaaaaaaaaaaaaaaaaaaaaaatgactgctgtaaatgaatataatgttaaGAATTTGTTACAAATAAGCTGTGTTCTCACTTTCATGAACAAATTAGTGCATTTAATATgacattaaacaaaagaaaaaaaaaacattgtctctATAATTTGTgataaaaagttcaaatttatAAGAAGCGCAACCACGTGTCATATAAATTGGTGTCGACAAATCATTCTTAAGTGAACCATCATTAAAAAAGGTAAACTTCCTCCTTTCAACAATTTGTTGTGAGCGAGTTCGTTGTAAAaattgtattacaagttttctaaaatgttatgtttaaatatgcaaatgaggcattatttaatgaaatatgcactaatttgcataaatttcaaaaacaaaaacactaagaaCTAAgaatcaaaactcaaaacttaattttaaattatttattttaacatattaaaataaaatattcaaacatttatacagagggaattctgggtatctctttttgtcactcagtaattcagaaaatactttgtacagctagaaaacaatatattttcacaattttgggggggaaaaatgttaatattagttaatatttaatagttaatattaattcaagaaaattatatatgaacaaatccttctgtaaagtttggtgtgtgtaagtaCCACTGAAGTGGAGATGTATGGCTCAGtgttggagaaaaaactcattttgagaaaacggcctttaaaaatatgtattgtaattaaaatctattgacacaaatagataaagtgctataaaagaaacacttagcagtgtcttttggatgttttctttccataagtctgaaagaacactttatgaaaagccaaaaagaccaaaatcttttttttttttttttttttgcctgcagtgtctccccttaagAATAATCACAGCTCTTAACTTAAACTCTCATTGTTTCTACAGCTTAGCAACGAAATGCAGCTGAATGTCATGAACTGGGTGAAATCAGGCAAAATGAGTATTGATGAAGTTCTGATTCGGGCTAACAATGGCACGTTACACAAGCAGAGGAACTTTGAGCTGGAGGTGCAGTATAGGCTATGTTTAAAACTCCCGACCTTCATGTTAAATGAAGATTTAAAGATcttatgaacattttaaatatgtctttctattgagtttttttttttatcataaaatatgtcaacaaaatgggTGTGTGTGTCATTCATTGCACAGCTGGACTGAATTAGTCACACATTTTTCTTAAGAGCTTTGAAATGTTTTGACACAGTTTCTTTTTAAGGAAATGATTTGTTGTTCAACCAGTCTTCGTGGTGCGAGCCCTATTATGAGCGGCTCTCTATGGTGATTGTAATCAGTCCTAGTCCAGTATTGTAAAGTGACATTTTGCAGAGAGGAagtattatttgttatttcttgAGCTCTTTGTTTAACATTGTCATTGATATCTCTGTTGCAGGAAAAACAGTCACAGTACAACTTCAGTGTTCGTAAGTTCAACCGCTACATATGGCAGAAACGGGTGTTGCAGGTGTGTATCTACACTCTGAACTGCTCTCATTTAGCTCTGGCCTCTGGAAACCACATACTATATAACAAATGTACACCTTTTTGCTTCAGATTGATTTCAGCACAAGCCTTTTGTGCAGCATTGAGAAAGGCATTGTGAAACGGCAGCTCTGTTTTTCTGAAGTGAAAAACTGCCATGATGCACCGGGTACCAGGTTCTCGATTTCGTTTAGAGATCGGTCTGACTATGAGCTGGAAGCTGCGTCCTTAGAGGACAAGCAGCAGGTGAGAACATCACATGCTACGGGGACTGAATTTCAATTCTGTAGCagatcattaaaggaatagttcccccaaaaatgctaatttactcaccctcaggccatccaggttTATTTATTCACTGGATTTGGATTAGCAttacatcgcttgctcaccaatggttcctctgcagtgaatgggtgccgtcagaatgagattccaaacagccaataaaaaataatccacaagtaatccacatgactccagtccatcaatgaacattttgtgaaatgaaaaactgcatgtttgtaagaaacaaatcctttattaatgcatttttcctaaacttcaaaccgttgcttccagcAAAGAGTCCTTTTTACATAATATtactttttccagtgaaaaagttatctcatctaaatcaggagagaaatatgcacagatcaagcatatctcaaaacagttctaaacatagATGTTGGTAAATTTTCTAGGCTattccactggagaaagcaaaataaaagattatcaactcatattttggccaaaagcagtggttttaatttaaaatgccttaatgatggatttgtttcttacaaacatgcagcttttcacttcatagaATGTTAATCGATGGACTgtagtcatatggattacttgtggattatttttatcagctgtttggactctcattctgacggcacctattcactgcagaagatccattactaaacaactcaaaaaatactacaattataaaaaaactcacctacaaacaaaaaaacccaactaCAACTAGAACATccagaaaattattatatttctagtaaaaatttttctttaaatacataGCAGATCTGCTGCCCTttctaaatcattattattattattattattattatgagtttGCATGCTTATTTGACGATAATAGATCAAATTGTGTTTCTGATGACCTCCAGATCATGCAGCTGGTAAATCAGGTCATCTACAGTAACATATACAGCCCTCTTGTGAACGGGAACTCGGTTGAAGTGCAAACTTCACACCTGCCTCCAACTCCTGACAACCTCAAAGAGGGTCACCTATTACTGCAGAGAGGAGGGCTGGCATCATTCAAATGGAAGAAGTATGCACATTTTTAACTCTGTTTTGTCTGCTTCTTGTAGACTAGTGCTTAGCAGTTGTTATACTAGTTAGTCTGGAACATAAGTCACAAACATCTTATCACTGTCAAATCATCTTTAGGCCatgtttgttaacattttagTGGTACTTACTCACTAAgactcaattttttttaacaaactcctAACCATAAGCTTTAAATTATAGTATACCTcttttctaaattatatatatatatatatatatatatatatatatatatatatatatatatatatatatataaataaattatacctAAAAGCAGGTGAAGATAAAAGCCCTTAGGCTTATATTGGATCATAAATAGGAACTAGGTTTTAGATTCACTAAAAtcttataatgaaataaatttcttaagataaataTGAAGTTTGTAAGAATGTTCTTAAGTGCAATCCTTGACAAATTCAAGTTCTCAAATATTGTTCTtacattattctatttttttttcttcagaggaAAATTACAGTCTTTAGAGTTATCTGATTGACTGAATGGCTGAAGACTAAAGAAAATCACTTCAAAGACCGTCTTTTTGCACTGCCTGCAGATTACCGTAATAATCATAACAAGCTATTTTCATCATAACCTGCTTGACGGGTGTTCAGCACTTGGCCTCGCATCATTTAATGCACagtgtattttaaatagtttatttatctGCCTTATTTTTCAACGCGGAAACTGTTTTCTGTAAATGTGCAAGACTTACTGTTCATTAGTCGCTGtcgggaaataacgagaagaataaccaAAGTGCAGTAAAGAGTACTGTTTGCACTACAAGCcactgtgttcataattaagattatatattaaaatgatatggTAGGAAACAttagtttgcaatatcaagcagcaaaatgagctgttttgtacagctaaacaTAGCTGGAAGTGGATGAcaccagacacattaaatttacaagtggctcttacaggaaaaataaggtggataaaatcaaatgaaaaacaaactccCTATTTGACCCAGTTTTGTAGAGTTGTTACTGAATTTCGAATTtgacaaaaagttcaaaaagaacgTAATCATGACCAATCACTGTTTACATTATCGATCATTGGTGTGTGTAACTTCAGAAAACATGCACATCCTtagaattgtaaaatgtattatattaatctGAATAATCTGAATTAATCTGAAATAACCTTTGGGGATTAAGAAAAATTTGAGTCttaatttttaatcttaattttaagaagttatttttgttgatttttaagaAGGTTCTTTTCaagtattagaatttttttttgtcttaaagggaaaattaaaattctgtcatcattttctcaccctcatgtcattccaaagctgtatgagaTGCTTTCTTATGTTgtacataaaagaagatattttgaagattgctggtaatcaaacagttggtggttgccattgacttccatagtattttttttccctattatggaagtcagtgggaaccaccaactgttttcatttttgggtgaactatccctttaagaaaaaaaatgaagagaaaagatAAGAACATTCTTAAGTATTTgtgggaatacaaaatattcaaaacatttttcttatgaaagaaaatataaagaaaaaatatcaattcagagcaattttatttttcatattgtttcaTGAATCCAGTCCCAGAATATCAGCATCAACCTTGCAACCACAGTAGACACCCTCTAGCAATAatctagaacaccctagcgacctcatagcaatgtgctaaaaaatGCCTTAGGGCCTGCATAGCAACCATCTGGAAAGTACACAGTACAATCTAGCAGTGTCACAGCAAGTTTTGTACTGGAAGCACCACAACATTATATTTTCCTTATTGCagaattgttttgtttatagttcgTATAAAAAATAAGCTGGCAAGCATATTTACATGATTAATGACTTTTAAGGGAATtgtatgtaaattttatttttatttattttttggcatctctagattttattaaacagtaaagtttaagtttaagttaaagtTAGTAAAGTTATAATTAATGACTCTGCTGAAAATGAATGTTCTGTTCAATTCAATATGTCCGATTTAATGTAATCCTAAAAATTAACCTTGgccagctaaaaataaaaaaataataaaaaataaaaaataaaataaaaagaagaaacacacacacacacacacacacatatatatatatatataaatatacacatacatatatatatatatatatatatatattatatatatatgtctgtgtgtgtgtatatatatatatatatatatatatatatatatatatatatatatatatatatatatatataaatatatatatatatatatatatatagatatatatatatatttacatttatatatacatttcacaatattactgtttttactgtgcttTATGAGGTCCATTCACTCTTGTTCTTCACTTTTAGATACGAGGCTAATCTTCAGACTAGTCAGCTGACCTTGTTCCCAGTCATTCAGCAGTCTTCCAGCAGTGATGCAGGTGTGTCTGTTTCCTCCAACAAATCTGTCTGGAGTCTCTCAGATATCTACACCAGTGTGGATGATATCAGATGTACTGGGGGTGATGGGGCAGCTCTTGTCATCCATCTCTCCGACGGTAATGTCAAGGTGGAAACCCCCTGCAACACAGACACCTTCACGCTGTACAATGACAAGAATGACTTTGTGTGAGTCAAGTGCACTTTCAGTGAATGATCTTGACCATGATTGTGAGACCGAATGTTTCTCAACagcaccgtttttttttttttttttttttttttttttatcaggttcCGAATACCAAAAAGTGACCACAAAACCCCAGAGGCCATAACAAATGAGCGAGATGCCTGGGTGAAAGCGATCAAACAGCTATGTGTGGACTGGAAAAGAAAGTCACATCTTGAACACTTCTATGAAGCCCCGGAAAAAGATCCCACTGATGTTACAGAGTCAGAAAGTGAGACACAGGACAACCAAATGCCGCTCGCACCTCCACCAGTTCCACATTCACTGAGACCACGCTTACCCAAAACATCGCCGGATGTTCCTGCAGCTTTTTCAGCAGCACCGGAGCCAGAAACTGCTTCCCTGGAAGAATCAGAAGCAGAACCAAAGCCAACCCTTACAGCACAGAGCAGAGCTGTGCACAAGCCAGACCGGACACCCTCAGCAGTGCCCGTGACCTCACCAGCGGCCTTGTGCTCATCACCGGCTCCGTTTGTTTTGCCCCCACCATTGCCTGTGCCGTCAGCAGTGCCAGGTCCTGTCCCTCCTGCCCCTTTGCCCCCTCCGCTGCCCATGAAATCCAAGCCGCTTTCAGAGAGGACAAAAGCTTTTCACTGGGACCTGGTGGCTCAGGATAAGGTATCAGCTTAtgctttctgttttttaattttctaagggCTCCGGATGTGGCAGATTTTTGGTCAGACTagtgtcattgagatactattatagttatttttaatatgtttaataattttgtgttttttcacattttctgtttctgtttaatttaagGCAACCTTTTAGCATttgctgtgttttattattattattttataaatgttgtctATTATagttttcttattaaaatatctatctatctatctatctatatatatttgttttattatatattgtattattactatctatctatctatatatatatctatatatatatattttaattaagtgGTGCTTTggcatatatatttgttttattatatattgtattattataattttattttaattaagtggTGCTTTGGCAACtacttgaaaaaaatatgtagttataaatatatataatgtatattttattttggtcaaggtttattttatttaaagtaacagaattttttttgtttattattattgttagctaTAGATGTAGTTATCTACAATAACCCTGTTTGACacaaaaaatggattttaaatgcaagtgaattttttaattttggtaagAGAAAAAAAAGCCCCTACATGGGGCTCATTTTTATTAAGTGTGCGTGTGATGTGGTTTGCTTATGAATTCACTAAAAAGAGTAATTCAACATTGCATATTGCAAACGCAGCATGGTTGTCTCATCAgtgaaaaatctattttctaaTATGTGATCATTTTTACACCTGCTGAAGATCACTTGCATTCAATACAATGTCTTGATATGAATATGCATTTGCAGATTGAGAAGTCGATGTGGTCTCGCAGGAACCCCAGGAAGATTGAAATTGACACCTCGCGCTTGTATGAGCTGTTTGGAGTGAAAGAGACGGGCCCCGTCGGCAGAGCAGAGTCCATCAGTACTATGGAAATCATGTTGAACTCAAAGATCGCTCACAACTTCAGTaagtgtttatatgttttttaagatTCTCTTGAATCTTTTATCCAGCAACTATGAGGTTTTGACCTCTCAGGTCATTAGCCAAAATCTTTAAAACTACCCCTTCActgttaaaatatagaaaatcacATCcaggatatttttcaaaaatgtttggaaaGTCTTGAGGacgagtaaatgatggcagattttcatttttaggcgAACTATTCCTGTAAATTAAGAAGATCAAGGCCTTATGTTGTTGCTTGAGGAGAAATGTCAGGCCGTGGCTCGTTATAAATGGTGTATTTGTTGTAGAAGTTGTGGAATCAGTCATGGTGGGTGGGTTATTGATCTCTGTGGAAGGATTAGAGCAGCAACAGAGAGGACCATTAAAAACCTCTCGTGGATTGACTTTAAATAACAACAGATCTGACAAAACAATTTGTGCATAGTTTAGTCCTTAATAGattttaaagtttgaaaacacaCTATGAATTGAAAAGCAAGCTTTTTAGCAGACAGCCATAACGATTACTCTATGTCTCTTATGCTTATGCGTTTATTAgaggtgtttgctaaggcaaacCTCACTGTTAGTGTTGTTTATACTTTTTCACAACCTAATTTGTGCTTCAGAAATGAATAATGGCTCAAATTTTGTGACTTATTAGGAGAGGTGTGCAGGATTTTTACCAGGCAGATGATAAAACAGGCAGATATTGTAATTCAAGTTACacatttattgatgtattttcaGGATTTCCTGTGCTTTACagctcatttatatatatataagtgagtgtgtgtgtgtgtgtgtgtgtgtgtgtgtgtgtgtgtgtgtgtgtgtaagcctaAAAGTCActctccacttgttccaaacctgtgagagtttctttcttctgttgaacacagaagaagatatttcgaAGAGTGTTGGTAACTTAAAAAGTtcacggtagccattgacttcaatagtatttttttccctaccgtggaaatcaatggctaccgtcaactgtttggttaccaacattcttaaaatatcttcttttgtgctcagcagaagaaagaaactcatataggcttggaacaatttaatttttaaacatttaaacctaGAAACAAACCTTAGATTTAGCATTTTGACTAAATTAaagcaaacaaatataataataaaactaattcaaaacatgaataaatataataatactaaaataacactggaacaGATGATTGAAATTCTGAGTTTTACTTACACTGCTGGTAAAATAATGTGTAATGGAAAATGTATTCAATTGGAAAAATGGAAAACTGTTCAGACTTTTTGACCATACTTGATGGGGTATTTAGCatcctttgaaaatgaaattaagcACATACAGAAAAAATGCTCATGAGAAGTTGACAGATAACCAGATAAAACCTC from Cyprinus carpio isolate SPL01 chromosome B23, ASM1834038v1, whole genome shotgun sequence includes:
- the LOC109069097 gene encoding formin-like protein 13, whose translation is MDYRKTVHVPQLSNEMQLNVMNWVKSGKMSIDEVLIRANNGTLHKQRNFELEEKQSQYNFSVRKFNRYIWQKRVLQIDFSTSLLCSIEKGIVKRQLCFSEVKNCHDAPGTRFSISFRDRSDYELEAASLEDKQQIMQLVNQVIYSNIYSPLVNGNSVEVQTSHLPPTPDNLKEGHLLLQRGGLASFKWKKYEANLQTSQLTLFPVIQQSSSSDAGVSVSSNKSVWSLSDIYTSVDDIRCTGGDGAALVIHLSDGNVKVETPCNTDTFTLYNDKNDFVFRIPKSDHKTPEAITNERDAWVKAIKQLCVDWKRKSHLEHFYEAPEKDPTDVTESESETQDNQMPLAPPPVPHSLRPRLPKTSPDVPAAFSAAPEPETASLEESEAEPKPTLTAQSRAVHKPDRTPSAVPVTSPAALCSSPAPFVLPPPLPVPSAVPGPVPPAPLPPPLPMKSKPLSERTKAFHWDLVAQDKIEKSMWSRRNPRKIEIDTSRLYELFGVKETGPVGRAESISTMEIMLNSKIAHNFNIFLKSFPVHPKELKDKLLIINEEEGGLSDEHIASLRRYMPTPDDIEMYKSHKGDPNELHVVDQYMMEMCNIPNLSARLDLLLTMRELPICMEDLTPLIIQKIRMCQQLWACESFVSVLEYLLAVGNYLNQNAGKDRAKGFRLSSLTKVGPANASK